A window of Tetrapisispora phaffii CBS 4417 chromosome 9, complete genome contains these coding sequences:
- the ESBP6 gene encoding Esbp6p (similar to Saccharomyces cerevisiae ESBP6 (YNL125C); ancestral locus Anc_2.145), producing MVDNESSPTDQESMVSSLASESEIDGQDPDHEMNKILTSHFDVGDALQMDGNASRMNPEQSTDLEASPVVDNIESHDGAQRQDIETSSEAHSVKSIDSKAHLYEGQIGQHRIQEIKSSNNCTESLSRNSTRRSKSQHNEDNQSIVQRVYTNQTTGKLDLPPDGGYGWVSLVCVFLTMFSSWGCNSSFGVFLAFYLNNDTFPGASKYDYALIAGLPVFIGQVLCPIVTVIMKVIGIKPTMLIGVTISFAGFLLASFATKLWHLYVTQGMMIGISIAFVFIPATTIIPGWFLKKRAVAMGLSLSATGVGGVVYGLSVNKLIQDDHETKWALRMLCIVTTITLLLAITFIKQAFPTKPLGIRSFTVIRNEFVKMFKVNLLEKPFIALIAFWFTFALFGYNLMIFTLSSYAVARGLSSHDGSTLTAVLNACQAIGRPMLGLLGDRYGRTNITTLFTVIILILLFAFWITAHTFLQLLFFVIMLGSCVGVANVMSTVLIADMVGPTDFLPAWSFVNYAGSGMFLVCEVIAQALVDEQNVSNPYIHTQIFAGLCFVVALILVLLLRQINVTQKMEQIRKNIVIKLNEYESEVSDDDYEEQKLMVAEKQKLLEDKAHYDQHLESGIKAFFVRMTYPMKV from the coding sequence ATGGTCGATAACGAGTCATCACCTACCGACCAGGAAAGTATGGTCTCATCGCTAGCATCCGAATCGGAGATAGACGGTCAAGACCCGGATCATgaaatgaacaaaatattgaCCTCTCACTTTGACGTAGGGGATGCTTTACAAATGGATGGAAATGCTTCTCGCATGAATCCAGAACAATCAACCGATCTGGAGGCCTCTCCAGTGGTAGACAACATTGAATCGCATGACGGGGCACAACGACAAGATATAGAGACTAGTTCCGAAGCTCATTCGGTGAAAAGTATCGATTCAAAAGCTCATTTGTATGAGGGCCAGATCGGGCAACATAGAATACAAGAAATTAAATCGTCGAATAATTGCACAGAGAGTTTGTCAAGAAACTCAACAAGGCGTTCTAAATCGCAAcataatgaagataatcAATCCATTGTACAGCGAGTATATACTAACCAAACTACAGGTAAACTAGACTTGCCTCCGGATGGTGGATATGGCTGGGTTTCCCTAGTTTGTGTCTTTTTGACAATGTTCTCGTCGTGGGGTTGTAACTCAAGTTTTGGTGTTTTTTTAGCATTTTACCTGAACAATGACACATTTCCAGGAGCATCAAAATATGACTACGCGCTTATTGCAGGTTTACCGGTTTTTATAGGTCAAGTTTTATGTCCAATAGTCACTGTCATCATGAAAGTGATTGGCATCAAGCCGACGATGTTAATCGGTGTTACTATTTCATTTGCAGGATTTTTATTAGCTTCTTTTGCCACTAAACTTTGGCATTTGTACGTTACGCAAGGTATGATGATTGGTATTTCGATCGCTTTTGTCTTCATTCCAGCTACAACCATTATACCAGGCTGgtttttaaagaaaaggGCGGTGGCAATGggtttatcattatcagCAACCGGTGTTGGTGGTGTCGTTTACGGTTTATCAGTAAACAAACTGATTCAGGATGACCACGAGACTAAGTGGGCTTTAAGGATGTTATGTATTGTGACAACTATAACATTGCTACTTGCAATTACATTTATCAAACAAGCTTTCCCTACCAAACCTTTAGGTATTCGATCTTTTACTGTTATTAGAAATGAATTTGTAAAAATGTTCAAAGTTAACCTTTTAGAGAAACCGTTTATTGCTCTAATAGCATTCTGGTTCACATTTGCTCTATTTGGCTACAATTTGATGATTTTCACTCTCTCATCATACGCTGTTGCAAGAGGGTTATCTTCACACGATGGTTCTACTTTAACTGCGGTTTTAAATGCATGTCAAGCTATAGGGAGACCGATGCTTGGTCTCTTAGGAGATAGGTACGGCAGAACAAATATTACAACTCTTTTTACTGTTATCATCTTGATACTGTTATTTGCCTTCTGGATTACTGCACATACATTTTtgcaattattattttttgttataaTGTTGGGAAGTTGTGTCGGTGTTGCTAATGTTATGAGTACGGTATTAATTGCAGACATGGTTGGTCCAACGGATTTCTTACCTGCTTGGAGTTTTGTTAATTATGCAGGTTCTGGTATGTTTTTAGTGTGTGAAGTTATTGCTCAAGCGTTAGTTGACGAACAGAATGTTTCAAATCCATACATACATACTCAAATTTTTGCCGGTTTATGTTTTGTGGTTGCTCTAATTTTAGTCTTATTATTAAGACAAATTAATGTAACACAGAAGATGGAGCAAATAAggaaaaatattgtaattaaattaaatgagTATGAAAGTGAGGTTAGCGACGATGATTATGAAGAACAGAAGTTAATGGTAGCTGAAAAACAGAAGTTGCTTGAAGATAAAGCACATTATGATCAACACTTGGAATCGGGAATCAAAGCATTTTTCGTTAGAATGACATATCCAATGAAAGTTTAA
- the NAF1 gene encoding RNA-binding snoRNP assembly protein (similar to Saccharomyces cerevisiae NAF1 (YNL124W); ancestral locus Anc_2.146): MSEDLFSKALQDDGLEVELPKLDQNDMDNITVDEAELEEDRKEIDTGSKSHWESESDSDSDSESEESSASSDASSDNESNDEIEDDIEEENMEGPIKSKHETLEEESAEIPADYQISETTVLKSIGTIKSLYNNNVIVETSTSGENRVLKDGSIFCLSKEKKLLGRLVEVFGKLTSPLYRVLLPKDADMSEWKEKVGEDVSIIVSDSAWVDTFMIRKFKGTDASNAFDEELPESEQEFSDDEKEMNYKKMKKQQRKSNKNENNATKKVQKPNANNNSNRRNIPKSQHPATRFPSYQAQPSNENTRVSSYKPRNSRNQNVDSSQTNYDAIQQNTTPVYPPVSQFNPQNNFNNFNPNMNMNMNLMNTNMYLNAGQSISANFNTQQPQMYPLLGNQFSTPAMPPIQPLIYQNQPSFNNNNNNINNQNSSQSHMNQVLQLHSLLLQQQQQQQQQQQTYTMNGDKHKDNGNSYKNNNEKSNFYQ, from the coding sequence ATGAGTGAGGATTTATTTAGCAAAGCGTTACAGGACGATGGTTTAGAAGTTGAGTTACCTAAATTAGATCAGAATGATATGGACAACATTACAGTGGACGAGGCAGAGTTGGAAGAAGATCGTAAAGAAATAGACACCGGTTCAAAATCACACTGGGAGTCAGAATCGGATTCAGATTCGGATTCGGAATCGGAGGAAAGTTCAGCTTCAAGCGATGCTTCATCTGACAATGAGtcaaatgatgaaattgaagatgataTCGAAGAAGAAAACATGGAGGGACCgataaaatcaaaacatGAAACGCTGGAGGAAGAATCAGCAGAGATTCCTGCCGATTATCAGATCAGTGAAACTACAGTATTAAAAAGCATAGGTACTATTAAATCTCTATACAACAACAATGTTATTGTAGAGACTTCGACATCTGGTGAAAATCGAGTATTGAAGGACGGTTCAATCTTTTGTTTGTCGAAAGAGAAAAAACTACTGGGACGATTAGTGGAAGTTTTTGGGAAATTGACCTCTCCATTATATAGGGTTTTATTGCCAAAGGATGCTGATATGTCGGAATGGAAAGAAAAAGTGGGCGAAGATGTTTCCATCATAGTGAGTGATTCTGCTTGGGTTGATACGTTCATGATAAGAAAATTCAAAGGTACAGACGCGTCCAACGCATTTGATGAGGAATTACCAGAAAGTGAACAAGAATTCTCGGATGATGAAAAGGAAATGAATTAtaaaaagatgaaaaaacaacaaaggaaatcaaataaaaacgAAAACAATGCTACTAAGAAAGTCCAAAAGCCAAATGCTAACAACAACAGTAACAGGAGGAATATTCCTAAATCACAACACCCTGCCACCAGATTTCCAAGTTATCAGGCCCAACCGAGCAATGAGAATACCAGAGTTTCATCATACAAGCCACGTAATTCAAGAAATCAAAATGTGGATAGTTCGCAAACCAATTACGATGCTATCCAACAAAACACTACTCCAGTGTATCCACCCGTCTCGCAATTTAACCctcaaaataattttaataattttaatccCAACATGAATATGAACatgaatttgatgaataCGAATATGTATCTGAATGCTGGCCAAAGTATCTCTGCAAACTTCAATACTCAACAGCCACAAATGTATCCGTTACTTGGAAACCAATTTTCTACTCCTGCTATGCCACCAATTCAGCCACTGATTTACCAAAACCAACCATCattcaataacaataacaataacataAACAATCAAAATTCATCGCAATCTCATATGAACCAAGTATTACAATTGCATAGTTTGTTATtacaacagcaacagcaacagcaacagcaacagcaaaCATATACCATGAATGGTGATAAGCATAAGGATAATGGAAACTCGtacaaaaacaataatgaaaaaagtaatttttatcaataa
- the FAR11 gene encoding Far11p (similar to Saccharomyces cerevisiae FAR11 (YNL127W); ancestral locus Anc_2.143) gives MNDDKRIVITSDNHNNNIGRSISFDNISSLNNNRSSNQIFLDDTRADISRRLVNRQQIEARFTSQKLSYSNGNVQDIIDPPDKNHLLLGLDVKIRNKLNSMDINKNNSTDKNERLISHKIESPTENPQFQSLLDNDMSQNNNEVKGFSESQLEDELFDEENFTNVDEIDGPIAGQILPPLQKSDKSKLKEPVGLTDATKDHDFNMPIDSGLQESLERRASEIGSSTIDSMAEPIPKIEVNYLGSYNLEEELPMWFSLSDYTYLPQTKSQFKQKNIDKTLFMRDVDYARLQIKVLVNGLSTNLQTCIMALLFICLGIDKSNSTTKEQVLSIKRNIFLLLEDENNLITIVKRFYDISNNCRDKTSNLNLQTTLFFYTMTIIFLIATVCIEERFNEARKPIIDNTINIFEDMKLLLYLVKYIEHWRWNSRLSMKIRNIINLLSKVIILQFGDDAVFKKTKREIYKLHKVTFYEDEEENITESANCIKSKLGISPLSYEAFREDIISRYPDLVIPNDKLPNSIDNSNSLSQFIEIPRSKIRNSMNQLLSMPNQHLATPAPSPPGSPTLSPISPLQKQRRSFQTNMSFPCLYPSDDESGTDDLTKRLSFMGDFNVNDNTSSDITIPYSISEATQILNESLRVGLCNKQLWYERDLFMMKERGWKSKIDDNPYDYITMKNSNNIEGVDIMKRVENFYKDCFPSLNSLIFVLIQIMESNVNNLCYNEVDVRDKIPLDVLIPKLEVTRAKEIALRSSTGIIYDLLKWFKLNHVLKYEHLCVLLYDSQYINTSTLVLNNYSEIYVDRLFKKTASSNHSIWIELQALAGNLSTTTEKATYNFDPMILSSFTYMFNTLSHITRDKTQRLKDLPLSIGILFKRYYRVFNLPMYHAILKIVKELTPFKNKRWKAEHMDLISGVYLYERLELTENWVTGKDISNELSDACGQELALRALLQFYNFFHYKASMLDLGYTTRTNANQTLLNNESENINSL, from the coding sequence ATGAATGACGATAAACGGATAGTGATTACTAGTGAtaatcataataataatattgggagatcaatatcatttgacaatatttcttcattgaataataacCGTTCCTCAaaccaaatatttctaGATGATACAAGGGCAGATATTAGTAGAAGATTAGTAAATAGACAACAAATTGAAGCTCGATTTACTTCACAAAAATTGTCATATTCTAATGGAAATGTTCAAGACATAATAGATCCCCCGGATAAGAATCACTTATTATTAGGTTTGGATGtaaaaataagaaataaattaaactCAATggatattaataaaaacaatagcACTGATAAAAATGAGAGACTGATATCGCATAAAATAGAATCACCTACAGAAAACCCTCAGTTCCAGTCTTTATTAGATAACGATATGtcacaaaataataatgaagtGAAAGGATTTTCTGAATCTCAGTTGGAAGACgaattatttgatgaagaaaattttacaaatgTTGATGAAATAGATGGACCAATTGCTGGTCAAATTTTACCTCCTCTGCAAAAGAGTGACAAGTCAAAACTGAAAGAGCCTGTAGGACTAACTGATGCTACTAAAGACCATGATTTTAACATGCCTATTGACTCAGGTTTACAAGAAAGTTTAGAAAGAAGAGCTTCTGAAATAGGGTCCTCTACCATAGATTCTATGGCTGAACCTATACCCAAGATCGAAGTTAACTATTTGGGCTCATACAATTTAGAAGAGGAATTGCCAATGTGGTTTTCATTATCTGATTACACATACCTACCGCAAACTAAATCACAATTCAAGCAAAAAAACATCGACAAAACTTTATTTATGAGAGATGTTGATTATGCACGTTTACAAATAAAAGTTTTAGTTAATGGTCTCTCAACAAACCTCCAAACATGCATAATGGCattgttatttatatgCCTAGGGATTGACAAATCAAATAGTACCACAAAAGAACAAGTATTGTCTATAAAAcgtaatatttttttacttTTGGAGGATGAAAATAACCTTATAACTATAGTGAAACGCTTTTACGATATATCTAACAATTGCAGAGATAAGACAAGTAACTTAAATCTTCAAACAACGCTATTCTTTTATACAATGactataatatttttaattgccACCGTTTGCATAGAGGAAAGGTTTAATGAGGCTAGAAAACCCATCATTGATAACACGATAAATATTTTCGAAGATATGaaattactattatatTTAGTGAAGTACATCGAACATTGGCGGTGGAATAGTAGACTATCAATGAAGATTAGAAACATAATAAATCTTCTTTCTAAAGTAATCATTTTGCAGTTTGGCGATGATGctgttttcaaaaaaacTAAGAGAGAGATATATAAACTTCACAAAGTGACATTTtatgaagatgaagaagaaaatataacCGAATCAGCCAACTGCATAAAATCTAAATTAGGTATATCGCCTTTAAGTTATGAAGCGTTTAGAGAAGATATAATATCTAGATATCCCGATTTGGTTATACCAAATGACAAGTTGCCAAATAGTATAGACAACTCAAATTCGCTTTCtcaatttattgaaatcCCAAGGTCGAAAATACGAAATTCCATGAACCAATTACTATCAATGCCAAATCAACATCTGGCTACACCTGCTCCGTCACCACCAGGATCTCCGACTTTATCACCTATATCACCACTTCAGAAACAAAGAAGGTCATTTCAAACTAATATGTCCTTCCCTTGTTTATATCCATCTGACGACGAGAGTGGTACAGATGATTTGACCAAAAGGTTATCTTTCATGGGAGATTTCAATGTTAATGATAATACCAGTTCTGACATTACTATCCCATACAGTATATCAGAAGCTACccaaatattaaatgagAGTCTCAGGGTAGGTTTATGTAACAAACAATTATGGTATGAGCGAGATCTTTTCATGATGAAGGAAAGAGGATGGAAGTCCAAAATTGACGACAATCCTTATGATTATATTACAATGaaaaattctaataatattgaaggTGTTGATATCATGAAAAGAGTAGAAAACTTTTATAAAGATTGCTTCCCGagtttaaattcattaatttttgttttaattcaGATTATGGAATCAAATGTTAATAATCTATGTTATAATGAAGTTGATGTCAGGGACAAAATCCCACTAGATGTTCTAATTCCTAAGTTGGAAGTAACTAGAGCAAAGGAAATAGCACTTAGATCATCCACTGGAATTATTTACGATCTACTAAAATGGTTTAAATTGAATCATGTTTTAAAGTACGAACACTTATGTGTGTTGTTATATGATTctcaatatatcaatacGTCTACCTTAGTTCTTAACAATTATTCTGAAATTTATGTTGATAGACTATTCAAGAAAACTGCATCCTCAAATCATTCTATTTGGATAGAATTACAAGCATTGGCAGGAAACTTATCTACGACTACAGAAAAAGCAACTTATAACTTTGATCCCATGATCTTATCCAGTTTCACGTATATGTTCAACACTTTAAGCCATATTACTAGAGATAAGACACAGAGATTAAAAGATTTGCCATTATCAATAGGTATTCTCttcaaaagatattatCGCGTATTTAACCTTCCAATGTATCATGCAATCCTAAAAATCGTGAAAGAATTAACACcatttaaaaacaaaagatGGAAGGCAGAACATATGGATTTAATTTCAGGTGTCTATCTATATGAACGCTTGGAATTAACTGAGAATTGGGTAACAGGCAAAGATATATCAAACGAATTAAGCGATGCTTGTGGACAAGAGCTAGCGCTAAGGGCATTActtcaattttataatttttttcattataaagCTTCAATGCTTGACTTAGGCTATACAACAAGAACTAACGCTAATCAAACTCTTTTGAACAATGAATCggaaaatattaacagTTTATAA
- the SPC98 gene encoding Spc98p (similar to Saccharomyces cerevisiae SPC98 (YNL126W); ancestral locus Anc_2.144), translating into MNFELNLQTLVEGTVPQDLTPSSIHSLTHDIAEFLLSSNKSISLLNSLINIYRHEVPHTLENDKRWKIFTDSIEKLLPFNNQDDILKYISGIQQSPTRNMHSTFNDEMLGNHANLSLLQSNADYAESFENMDMYSDRRSYISSHKNFLNSSNNVGTTLERLTKPYYTKLIPQEDIIKFISYTLLATTSDMFPIRQNCISIPKNISNGDSGILHHIFEAGLLYQKLNSIVEQNKKSNISPMKKALLIQISLYLRNYTGYINTLVFNKVENSESTTKQVYYKLFEKIIELRYLYVLLKDFDETDGYQYLKKLNELKNHGDLLVRETSLLLFNNLLSFYSEYLIDWLTLGKVNLNLNEFFIKINKDVEFSIYVDEDKLPTFIPKHVSIEIYIIGKTYLYLQHYFKDIQWTNTFSKRYNLKYTKYSHNIDRLFFDTIHDQYTEIVNHTNELLLHKFYFRETIYLVRDILLMGKADFIDVLIMNSNDILLSPSDSLSSYELTRYLQDSVHHSSMNNLLNRCDNNTLINKLDARVLDLGHGSIGWDVFTLDYLLDEPLLKILNVNREGGRKEYLRIFNFLWRFKKNTFFHNTETSRSTMLIRELRKISNKDPLIRDIVSKFSKCNVLKSQVYQFNISLETHTFQNIIENNFKELSAVLGINDESMEDNVMDQNNTQSLSITKLSSGLVAPDGLLKPKGAAFKTDINPKINVLKNYNIDEIEKLHNEFLSNILNNKLLSSSSNDNGTYSGNAYSTSIILLLNTIFEFLTYYNALNDITYEVLIQLNLQNSPNEINLLLGRFNTVLRNIVRQYKNFREQKNLFLRDLKSDGDDELFRLQKILK; encoded by the coding sequence ATGAATTTCGAACTAAATTTACAAACATTAGTAGAGGGAACCGTACCCCAGGATTTAACACCTTCATCAATACATTCACTAACACACGATATTGCAGAGTTTTTGCTATCTTCAAATAAGTCAATTTCGTTGCTAAATTCACtgattaatatttatagacACGAAGTACCACACACTCTGGAGAATGATAAGAGGTGGAAAATTTTTACTGATTCAATTGAGAAATTGTTACCATTCAATAACCAAGAtgatatattgaaatatatatccGGTATACAACAGTCCCCAACAAGAAATATGCATTCAACTTTTAATGATGAGATGTTAGGAAATCACGCTAATTTATCCTTACTACAAAGCAACGCTGATTATGCAGAATCCTTTGAAAATATGGATATGTACTCTGATCGCAGATCGTACATATCATCACACAAGAATTTCTTAAACAGCAGCAATAATGTAGGGACAACTTTGGAAAGACTAACAAAACCTTATTATACTAAACTAATTCCTCAAgaagatataataaaattcataTCATATACACTATTAGCTACTACATCTGATATGTTTCCAATAAGACAAAACTGTATTTCAAttccaaaaaatattagcAATGGTGATAGTGGTATATTACATCATATCTTTGAAGCAGGTTTgctttatcaaaaattaaactCAATTGTTGAACAAAATAAGAAGTCTAATATTTCACCAATGAAAAAAGCATTACTAATTCAGATATCGCTTTATCTACGAAATTACACAggatatataaatacttTAGTATTCAATAAAGTTGAGAACAGCGAATCTACGACAAAGCAagtatattataaattgttcgaaaaaatcattgaatTAAGATACCTATACGTATTGTTAAAGGATTTTGATGAAACTGATGGCTATCagtatttaaagaaattaaatgaacTAAAAAATCATGGTGATTTATTGGTGAGGGAGACGAGCCtcttattatttaacaATCTCTTGTCGTTTTATTCagaatatttaattgattgGTTAACTTTGGGAAAGgtgaatttgaatttaaacgaattttttattaagatTAATAAAGATGTTGAGTTTTCAATATATGTAGATGAAGATAAACTGCCCACATTTATACCGAAACATGTCTCCATAGAAATTTACATCATTGGTAAAACATACTTATATTTGCAGCATTATTTTAAAGACATTCAATGGACTAACACCTTTTCAAAAAGgtataatttaaaatatacaaaatattCACATAATATTGATAGACTGTTCTTTGATACAATTCACGATCAATATACTGAGATCGTAAATCACACTAATGAGTTATTACTTCACAAGTTTTACTTTAGAGAAACTATATATTTGGTTAgagatatattattaatgggTAAAGCTGACTTTATTGATGTGTTAATTATGAATTCCAATGATATACTTTTGAGTCCCTCCGATTCATTGTCAAGTTATGAATTGACTAGATATTTACAGGATTCTGTCCATCATTCATCAATGAACAATCTATTAAATCGCTGCGATAATAATactttaattaataaattagatgCAAGGGTTTTAGATCTTGGCCATGGGTCTATTGGTTGGGATGTCTTCACACTTGACTACCTTCTTGATGAGCCTTtactaaaaattttaaatgtaaataGAGAAGGAGGAAGGAAGGAATACTTGAggatattcaattttttatgGAGATTTAAAAAGAATACCTTTTTTCATAATACGGAAACATCGAGGTCAACCATGCTGATACGTGAgttaagaaaaattagCAATAAAGATCCATTAATAAGGGATATTGTTTCCAAATTTTCCAAATGTAATGTGCTAAAGTCTCAAGTTTatcaatttaatattagCCTAGAAACTCATACTTTTCAAAACATAATAGAGAACAATTTTAAAGAGTTATCTGCTGTTCTTGGTATTAACGATGAATCCATGGAAGACAATGTAATGGACCAAAATAACACTCAATCGTTAAGTATAACAAAGTTGAGTAGTGGACTTGTAGCCCCTGATGGTCTTCTAAAGCCTAAAGGTGCTGCTTTCAAAACTGATATAAACCCAAAGATAAAtgtattaaaaaattataatattgacGAAATTGAGAAATTACATAATGAGTTTTTATCAAACATTTTGAACAATAAACTTTTATCATCTTCCTCAAATGATAATGGTACTTATTCTGGCAATGCATACTCCACTTcaattattcttttattaaacacaatttttgaatttttaacttATTATAATGCGTTAAATGATATCACCTATGAAGTACTAATCCaattaaatcttcaaaattcaccaaatgaaattaaCCTATTGTTAGGTAGGTTCAATACAGTTTTAAGAAACATTGTTCGTCAATATAAAAACTTCCGAGAGCAGAAGAATCTTTTCTTACGTGATTTGAAGTCTGATGGAGATGATGAATTGTTCAGATTacaaaagattttaaaataa